Proteins from a genomic interval of Clostridium sp. M62/1:
- the greA gene encoding transcription elongation factor GreA translates to MADKKHILTYTGLKQYEDELQDLKVNKRQEIAQKIKEAREQGDLSENAEYDAAKDEQRDIEARIEQLEKLLKNAEVVVEEEIDLEKINIGCRVKLLDVEEDEEMEFKIVGSTEANSLQNKISNESPVGHALLGKKVGDVVDVETQAGMIQYKVLEIQRVS, encoded by the coding sequence ATGGCAGATAAGAAACACATTCTCACTTACACAGGCTTAAAGCAGTACGAGGACGAGCTGCAGGATTTAAAGGTGAACAAGCGCCAGGAGATCGCCCAGAAAATCAAGGAAGCGAGAGAGCAGGGCGACCTGTCTGAGAACGCAGAGTACGACGCTGCTAAGGATGAGCAGAGAGATATTGAGGCAAGGATTGAGCAGCTGGAAAAGCTCTTAAAAAATGCGGAGGTTGTTGTTGAGGAGGAGATTGACCTTGAGAAGATCAACATCGGCTGCCGCGTAAAGCTCCTCGATGTGGAGGAGGATGAGGAGATGGAGTTCAAGATTGTGGGCTCCACAGAGGCAAACAGCCTTCAGAACAAGATTTCCAACGAGTCGCCGGTGGGCCATGCGCTGCTTGGCAAGAAGGTGGGCGACGTAGTGGATGTGGAGACACAGGCAGGAATGATCCAGTACAAGGTGCTGGAGATCCAGAGAGTATCATAA
- a CDS encoding DUF6462 family protein, translating to MVNTLSGSVSAYRKEIVKPRFIRIDEVMALLDVTRDEAMDIALAAGARYQLAKIILVHKERLMKFMKHFARVPSSNKIVEKKFVRIGEASMTYSIGHHRFIEMARAAGAVYKIGTAKGNTILINLEIFDDYMEQFREPPTEMKHPLPNVKGD from the coding sequence ATGGTAAATACATTGAGTGGTTCAGTTAGTGCCTATAGAAAAGAAATTGTAAAACCAAGATTTATTCGTATTGATGAAGTAATGGCTTTATTAGATGTAACACGAGATGAGGCAATGGATATAGCATTAGCTGCTGGAGCAAGATATCAGCTTGCAAAGATTATATTAGTACATAAGGAAAGGTTGATGAAATTTATGAAACATTTTGCAAGAGTGCCTAGTTCAAACAAAATCGTAGAAAAGAAGTTTGTAAGAATTGGGGAAGCTTCAATGACATATAGCATAGGGCATCATAGATTTATTGAAATGGCTAGAGCAGCGGGTGCTGTATATAAGATTGGAACAGCTAAGGGAAATACTATATTAATAAATTTGGAAATTTTTGATGATTATATGGAGCAATTCAGAGAACCGCCAACAGAAATGAAACATCCATTGCCAAATGTGAAAGGAGACTGA
- the dusB gene encoding tRNA dihydrouridine synthase DusB, producing the protein MKLKIGNVELDSPVALAPMAGVTDLPFRILCREQGCGLMCTEMVSAKALLYKNRNTKPLLETKPEERPVAVQLFGSDPEIMSEMALMLEEGPYDIIDVNMGCPVPKIVNNGEGSALMKNPKLAGEILSAMTRKLKKPVTVKFRKGFNDESVNAVEFAKMAEQSGAAAVAVHGRTREQFYSGKADWDIIRQVKEAVSIPVIGNGDIFTPQDAGRMMEETGCDGVMVARGAKGNPWIFSRIDHYLKTGEVLPKQGPEEVKQMILRHAELLVAFKGEYTAMREMRKHVSWYTAGYPHSAALRNEINLVETMEELTELVLERM; encoded by the coding sequence ATGAAGCTGAAAATCGGAAATGTGGAGCTTGACAGCCCGGTGGCCCTGGCGCCCATGGCGGGAGTGACGGATCTGCCCTTTCGCATCCTTTGCAGAGAGCAGGGATGCGGTCTGATGTGCACGGAGATGGTCAGCGCCAAGGCTCTTCTCTACAAGAACAGAAATACGAAGCCCCTTCTGGAGACGAAGCCGGAGGAACGGCCTGTGGCAGTCCAGCTTTTTGGCTCTGATCCGGAGATCATGAGTGAGATGGCCTTGATGCTGGAGGAAGGGCCTTATGATATCATTGACGTCAATATGGGCTGCCCGGTTCCGAAGATTGTGAACAACGGGGAGGGCTCAGCCCTGATGAAAAATCCCAAGCTGGCAGGAGAGATCCTCTCGGCCATGACGAGAAAGCTGAAGAAGCCTGTGACAGTCAAGTTCCGAAAAGGGTTTAACGATGAGAGCGTCAATGCCGTGGAGTTTGCAAAGATGGCGGAGCAGAGCGGAGCGGCGGCTGTGGCAGTCCATGGGAGAACCAGGGAACAGTTTTATTCCGGAAAGGCTGACTGGGACATTATCCGGCAGGTGAAGGAGGCAGTGAGTATTCCGGTCATCGGAAACGGGGATATTTTCACACCCCAGGATGCCGGGAGAATGATGGAGGAAACCGGCTGCGACGGGGTGATGGTGGCCAGAGGAGCCAAGGGAAATCCGTGGATTTTCAGCAGGATTGACCATTATCTGAAAACAGGGGAGGTGCTGCCAAAGCAGGGGCCGGAGGAAGTGAAGCAGATGATCCTGCGCCATGCAGAGCTGCTTGTCGCATTCAAGGGCGAGTATACGGCCATGCGGGAGATGAGAAAGCATGTATCCTGGTACACGGCCGGATACCCCCATTCGGCAGCCCTCCGAAATGAAATCAACCTGGTGGAAACCATGGAGGAGCTTACGGAGCTGGTGCTGGAGCGGATGTAG
- a CDS encoding ParM/StbA family protein, which produces MFKWLFKKKGCAKHMNNKLEVIGIDHGWSMMKTISQVFVTGVKEITTTPALFGDVLEYEGKFYKVGAVRQEVKDTKIEDDSFYLLTLAAVAKELKRRGLAEAKVFLAVGLPLTRFGAEKNDFIKYLTKNKRVSFKYENESYHIEIDDVAVFPQCYAAVVDKIPAMAKKTLIVDIGSWTIDIMPVINKSPDESKCVTIPKGLITCMRSINEQCVRQLNGEVDESEIQNIMRYGRSDIDDEYFAIIKAEIEDFVDKVYNSIREFGYNLKTTPIVFVGGGAVVMKNFGSHDAKNISYNLDVKANARGYEQLATMGLKSTKRLS; this is translated from the coding sequence ATGTTCAAGTGGCTGTTTAAGAAGAAAGGATGTGCAAAACACATGAATAACAAGTTAGAAGTAATCGGCATTGATCATGGATGGTCAATGATGAAAACAATCTCTCAGGTATTTGTCACAGGTGTTAAGGAGATTACAACAACTCCGGCACTTTTCGGCGATGTACTTGAGTATGAAGGAAAGTTCTATAAGGTTGGAGCTGTGAGGCAGGAAGTAAAGGATACAAAGATCGAAGATGACAGCTTTTATCTTCTCACTCTTGCAGCAGTTGCTAAGGAACTTAAAAGAAGAGGTCTTGCAGAGGCAAAGGTATTTCTTGCTGTAGGACTTCCACTTACAAGATTTGGAGCAGAGAAGAATGATTTTATCAAGTACCTGACAAAGAATAAGCGTGTAAGCTTCAAATATGAGAATGAGTCATATCATATTGAAATTGATGATGTGGCAGTATTTCCTCAGTGCTATGCAGCAGTAGTGGACAAGATTCCTGCTATGGCAAAGAAAACACTGATAGTAGATATTGGAAGCTGGACAATCGACATTATGCCGGTAATCAACAAGTCACCGGATGAATCAAAGTGTGTGACGATTCCAAAAGGTCTTATTACCTGTATGCGTTCTATCAATGAGCAGTGTGTAAGACAGCTTAACGGAGAGGTAGACGAGTCAGAGATACAGAACATCATGCGATATGGCAGGTCAGATATTGATGATGAATACTTTGCCATTATCAAGGCTGAGATAGAGGATTTTGTTGATAAGGTATATAACTCAATCCGTGAGTTTGGGTATAACTTAAAGACTACACCGATTGTATTTGTCGGTGGCGGGGCAGTTGTGATGAAAAACTTTGGGAGCCACGATGCCAAGAACATTTCCTATAACCTTGATGTAAAGGCAAATGCAAGAGGATATGAGCAGCTTGCCACAATGGGACTTAAAAGCACTAAGCGATTATCATAA
- the lysS gene encoding lysine--tRNA ligase: protein MKTVAEQQNNREEQELNHLLKVRREKLSELCESGRDPFQITKYDVTAHSMEVKENYEEMEGKEVSLAGRMMSKRVMGKASFCNLQDLQGNIQSYVARDDIGEEAYKDFKKLDIGDIIGIRGVVFKTKTGEISIHAKSVELLSKSLQILPEKFHGLTNTDMRYRQRYVDLIMNPEVKDTFIKRSQIVKEIRNFLDGRNFMEVETPVLVANAGGANARPFQTHFNALDEDVNLRISLELYLKRLIVGGMERVYEIGRVFRNEGTDTKHNPEFTLLEVYQAFTNYEGMMELTETMFREVARKVLGTLQVEYDGEIIDLEKPFARITMIDAVKQYSGVDFREIHTDEEAKAAAREHNIQFEARHKKGDILNLFFEEYVEDKLVQPTFVTDHPVDISPLSKRKPQDPEYTERFELYITRREFANAYSELNDPIDQRERFLAQEALKAAGDDEACSMDEDFINALMIGMPPTGGLGIGIDRFVMLLTNSYAIRDVLLFPTMKSLDK from the coding sequence GTGAAGACAGTGGCAGAGCAGCAGAACAACAGAGAAGAGCAGGAGTTAAACCATTTATTAAAGGTGCGCCGTGAGAAGCTTTCCGAGCTTTGCGAGAGCGGCAGGGATCCGTTCCAGATCACGAAGTACGATGTGACAGCGCACAGCATGGAAGTAAAGGAAAACTACGAGGAGATGGAGGGCAAAGAGGTATCCCTGGCAGGACGAATGATGTCCAAGCGTGTCATGGGAAAGGCGTCCTTCTGCAACCTCCAGGATTTGCAGGGAAATATCCAGTCTTACGTTGCAAGGGATGATATCGGCGAGGAGGCCTACAAGGATTTCAAGAAGCTGGATATCGGCGATATTATCGGTATCCGCGGAGTGGTGTTCAAGACTAAGACAGGTGAAATTTCCATCCATGCAAAAAGTGTTGAGCTGCTCTCCAAGAGCCTTCAGATCCTTCCGGAGAAGTTCCACGGCCTGACCAACACAGACATGCGCTATCGTCAGAGATATGTGGATCTGATCATGAATCCGGAGGTAAAGGATACCTTTATCAAACGCTCCCAGATTGTAAAGGAGATCAGGAATTTCCTGGACGGCAGGAACTTCATGGAGGTGGAGACACCGGTTCTCGTAGCCAATGCAGGCGGCGCCAACGCAAGACCGTTCCAGACTCATTTCAACGCTCTGGACGAGGATGTGAATTTAAGAATTTCCCTTGAGCTCTACTTAAAGAGACTGATCGTCGGAGGAATGGAGCGCGTTTACGAGATCGGACGTGTATTCAGAAACGAGGGAACAGATACAAAGCACAATCCGGAGTTTACCCTTCTGGAGGTTTACCAGGCATTCACCAACTATGAGGGAATGATGGAGCTGACAGAGACCATGTTCCGTGAGGTAGCCAGAAAGGTGCTGGGAACCCTTCAGGTAGAGTACGACGGTGAGATCATCGATCTGGAGAAGCCCTTTGCCCGTATCACCATGATCGATGCCGTGAAGCAGTACAGCGGCGTGGATTTCAGGGAGATCCATACAGACGAGGAGGCAAAGGCAGCTGCCAGGGAGCATAACATCCAGTTTGAGGCCCGCCACAAGAAGGGCGACATCCTGAACCTGTTCTTTGAGGAGTACGTGGAGGATAAGCTGGTTCAGCCTACCTTCGTCACCGATCACCCGGTAGATATTTCCCCGCTTTCCAAGAGAAAGCCTCAGGATCCGGAGTATACAGAGCGCTTTGAGCTCTACATTACCCGCAGGGAGTTTGCAAACGCTTACTCTGAGTTAAATGATCCCATTGACCAGAGAGAGAGATTTTTAGCCCAGGAGGCTTTAAAGGCAGCAGGAGACGACGAGGCCTGCTCCATGGACGAGGACTTTATCAACGCCCTGATGATCGGCATGCCGCCGACAGGAGGCCTTGGAATCGGCATCGATCGGTTCGTTATGCTGCTGACCAACTCCTACGCTATCAGAGATGTGCTGCTGTTCCCGACAATGAAGAGCTTGGATAAATAA
- the pfkA gene encoding 6-phosphofructokinase: MAKEVKTIGVLTSGGDAPGMNAAIRAVVRTAINKGLKVKGIMRGYAGLLQEEIVDMNGLSVADIIGRGGTVLYTARCPEFTTAEGQQKGAEICRKHGIDGLVVIGGDGSFKGAGKLSALGINTVGLPGTIDLDIACTDYTIGFDTAVNTAMDAIDRVRDTSTSHERCSIIEVMGRNAGYIALWCGLANGAEDILLPERYDGNEQELISRIIENRKRGKKHHIIINAEGIGHSASMARRIEAATGIETRATILGYMQRGGAPTCKDRVYASIMGAKAVELLCAGKSNRVVAYKNGEYVDYDIQEALNMNKDISEEQYNISKMLVR; this comes from the coding sequence ATGGCAAAAGAAGTTAAGACAATCGGCGTTCTCACCAGCGGCGGCGACGCACCGGGAATGAATGCGGCAATCCGCGCGGTAGTCAGAACAGCAATCAACAAGGGGCTGAAGGTAAAGGGTATTATGAGGGGATACGCCGGACTTCTCCAGGAGGAGATTGTGGATATGAACGGACTCAGCGTTGCCGATATTATCGGTCGCGGAGGCACAGTGCTGTACACAGCCAGATGCCCTGAGTTTACCACTGCTGAGGGCCAGCAGAAGGGCGCGGAGATCTGCCGCAAGCACGGCATCGACGGCCTTGTGGTAATCGGAGGAGACGGTTCCTTTAAGGGAGCCGGAAAGCTGTCTGCCCTGGGCATCAACACAGTGGGCCTTCCGGGAACCATTGATCTGGATATTGCCTGCACGGACTATACCATCGGCTTTGACACCGCAGTGAATACGGCCATGGATGCCATCGACCGCGTGCGCGATACATCCACATCCCATGAGCGCTGCAGCATCATCGAGGTAATGGGCCGCAACGCCGGATACATCGCCCTCTGGTGCGGTCTTGCAAACGGAGCGGAGGACATTCTGCTTCCGGAGAGATATGACGGCAATGAGCAGGAGCTTATCAGCCGCATTATCGAGAACCGCAAGCGCGGCAAGAAGCATCACATTATCATCAATGCCGAGGGAATCGGACACTCTGCTTCCATGGCGAGAAGAATTGAGGCTGCCACAGGAATCGAGACAAGGGCTACCATCCTTGGCTACATGCAGAGGGGCGGAGCGCCTACCTGCAAGGACAGAGTATACGCATCCATCATGGGCGCCAAGGCTGTGGAGCTTCTGTGCGCCGGAAAGAGCAACCGGGTAGTGGCATATAAGAACGGAGAGTATGTGGACTATGACATTCAGGAGGCTCTGAACATGAACAAGGATATTTCCGAGGAGCAGTACAATATTAGCAAGATGCTGGTTCGCTAA
- a CDS encoding DUF6462 family protein: MSYSYKCYSDTKDFMKKFVNAEEGAIIYGISKSRIIVIAREAGAVYKVGNSALINTELFEKYLERFREPARELPKHTWNKLKEMTNTPKTGENS; the protein is encoded by the coding sequence ATGAGTTACTCATATAAGTGCTATTCAGATACAAAGGATTTTATGAAAAAATTTGTCAATGCAGAGGAAGGAGCGATTATTTATGGGATAAGTAAATCTAGAATCATAGTAATTGCGAGAGAGGCAGGAGCAGTCTATAAAGTCGGTAATTCAGCATTAATCAATACGGAATTATTTGAAAAATATCTTGAACGATTCAGAGAGCCGGCAAGAGAACTGCCTAAGCATACATGGAACAAATTAAAGGAAATGACAAATACACCAAAAACTGGTGAAAATTCGTAA
- a CDS encoding DUF6462 family protein, with product MDESKKKDRYEDAKKFVRYSDGAKMYSMGMTKFQEVAKDAKACYKIGQLVLVNTEILDKYLETFHITDSEFYK from the coding sequence ATGGATGAATCAAAGAAAAAAGATAGATATGAGGATGCAAAAAAGTTTGTAAGATATTCAGATGGTGCAAAGATGTACAGTATGGGAATGACAAAATTTCAAGAAGTGGCTAAGGATGCCAAGGCTTGTTATAAGATTGGTCAGCTTGTACTTGTTAATACAGAAATATTGGATAAGTATCTTGAAACTTTTCATATTACAGATTCTGAGTTTTATAAGTAG